The following coding sequences lie in one Zingiber officinale cultivar Zhangliang chromosome 2B, Zo_v1.1, whole genome shotgun sequence genomic window:
- the LOC122049588 gene encoding dirigent protein 22-like, giving the protein MCMRMTLLLLLTVKSLLPTIFSADGSSKAENVTHLHFFFHDVLSGRNATAVRIIDPVTSPAGTGTGTLFGSVVMMDDLLTEGPDPSSQAVGRAQGFYASADLTELAFLQPMNLVFTAGKYNGSVLTVQGRNAPFHEMREMAVVGGSGLFRFARGYAQAHTHTVSANGDAIVEYNVYVMHFSQK; this is encoded by the coding sequence ATGTGCATGAGGATGACTCTCCTGCTTCTCCTCACGGTTAAGAGTCTCCTTCCCACGATCTTCTCGGCCGATGGAAGCAGCAAAGCGGAGAACGTGACCCATCTCCACTTCTTCTTCCACGACGTCCTCAGCGGCCGCAACGCCACCGCCGTCAGAATAATTGACCCTGTCACGTCACCAGCGGGGACGGGGACGGGGACGTTGTTCGGCTCGGTGGTGATGATGGACGACCTGCTGACGGAGGGGCCGGATCCTTCTTCGCAGGCCGTGGGCCGGGCTCAGGGCTTTTACGCTTCGGCAGACCTCACCGAGCTAGCCTTCCTCCAACCCATGAACCTCGTCTTCACCGCCGGAAAATATAATGGCAGCGTCCTCACCGTGCAGGGCCGGAACGCTCCTTTCCATGAGATGCGCGAGATGGCGGTTGTCGGCGGGAGCGGCCTCTTTCGATTCGCCCGCGGCTACGCGCAGGCGCATACGCACACAGTATCTGCCAACGGGGATGCGATTGTCGAGTACAATGTGTATGTCATGCACTTTTCTCAAAAGTAA